The following proteins are co-located in the Myroides profundi genome:
- the mfd gene encoding transcription-repair coupling factor has product MDIKQRFQESSKTKQLLQDLQSRGNKIYLKGLIGSAISFQIEALFREADAPFLLIFNDKEEAAYYLNDLETLVNKTDVLFYPGSYRRPYQIEETDNANVLLRAEVLNRISSRKKPAIIVSYTEAIFEKVVTKKVLEKNTLKVHQGDKLSIDYINEVLFEYNFKRVDFVAEPGEFSVRGGIIDVFSFSNDNPYRIEFFGDEIDSIRTFDVETQLSVDKQKKITIIPNVENKFSAEVRESFLEYISEKTIVLTQHTAMTVEQLDRQFDRAVDTFSKLNKDLKHKEPKDMFLDGQSFLHKLELFTLLELNDTKLMDVNKTVEFHIKPQPSFNKQFDLLARNLNDNTDNGFYNYLFCSNENQAKRFKDIFESLKEDDNHKVVQSFKTIVMPIFEGFIDEEKQIVCYTDHQIFERYHKFSIKNGYTKKQTITLKELNSLSVGDYVTHIDHGIGKFGGLQKIQVEGKTQEAIKLVYADNDIVYVSIHSLHKISKYNGKDGAVPKIHKLGSAAWKTLKNKTKARVKHIAFNLIQLYAKRRLQKGFQCAPDSYLQHELESSFIYEDTPDQLKATQEVKADMEQERPMDRLVCGDVGFGKTEVAIRAAFKMVDNGKQVAILVPTTILAFQHYQTFTERLKDMPVRVSYINRFRTAKQKAEILKDLESGKIDILIGTHQLVNKGIVFKDLGLLIIDEEQKFGVAVKDKLKTISENVDTLTLTATPIPRTLQFSLMAARDLSVISTPPPNRYPIETNVVGFNEEVIRDAVSYEIERGGQVYFINNRIENIREVAGMIQRLVPDAKVGIGHGQMDGKKLEELMLAFMNGEFDVLVATTIIESGLDVPNANTILINNANNFGLSDLHQMRGRVGRSNKKAFCYFICPPYSAMTEEARKRIQALEQFSDLGSGLNIAMKDLEIRGAGDILGGEQSGFINEIGFETYQKIMQEAIEELKANEFKDLYEEENKEENKVFVKDTQIDTDFEILFPDEYINNITERLNLYNELSLITNEEVLQQYEQRLIDRFGALPRQAIALLNSLRIKWHAANMGIEKIVMKQGKMICYFLGDQQSDFYQSAKFRKVLIFVQHRSNICEMKEKQTKNGLRLLLTFKNVKSIKQGLEYIELLDSAEA; this is encoded by the coding sequence CAAAACAACTCCTCCAAGACCTACAGTCTAGAGGTAATAAAATATATCTAAAAGGATTAATAGGCTCGGCTATCTCATTTCAGATAGAAGCCTTATTCCGAGAAGCTGATGCTCCTTTTTTATTAATATTCAATGATAAAGAAGAAGCTGCTTATTACCTAAATGATCTAGAGACATTAGTCAATAAAACTGATGTTCTCTTCTACCCAGGTTCTTATAGAAGACCTTATCAGATAGAAGAAACAGATAATGCTAATGTACTACTACGTGCAGAGGTATTGAATAGAATTAGTTCTCGTAAGAAGCCTGCTATCATTGTTTCTTATACAGAGGCTATATTCGAAAAAGTGGTTACTAAAAAGGTATTAGAAAAAAATACACTTAAAGTACATCAGGGAGATAAACTATCTATAGACTACATCAATGAGGTATTGTTTGAGTACAATTTTAAACGAGTTGATTTCGTAGCTGAGCCGGGAGAGTTCTCTGTAAGAGGAGGAATTATAGACGTATTCTCTTTCTCTAATGACAATCCGTACCGTATAGAATTCTTCGGAGACGAAATAGATAGTATCCGTACCTTCGATGTAGAAACTCAGTTATCTGTAGATAAACAAAAGAAAATCACTATCATTCCCAACGTAGAGAACAAATTCTCTGCAGAGGTAAGAGAGAGTTTCTTAGAATATATTTCTGAGAAGACTATTGTACTAACGCAGCATACTGCTATGACAGTAGAACAGCTAGACCGTCAGTTCGATAGAGCTGTAGATACCTTCTCTAAGTTAAATAAAGATTTAAAGCACAAGGAACCAAAAGATATGTTCTTAGACGGACAATCTTTCTTACATAAGCTAGAGCTATTTACGTTACTGGAGCTGAATGATACCAAACTGATGGATGTCAATAAGACCGTTGAGTTTCACATCAAACCTCAACCTTCGTTTAACAAACAGTTTGACTTACTGGCTCGTAACCTGAATGACAATACAGACAATGGGTTCTATAACTACCTATTCTGCTCTAATGAGAATCAGGCTAAGCGCTTCAAAGATATATTTGAGTCTCTTAAAGAAGATGATAATCACAAAGTAGTACAATCATTCAAGACAATCGTGATGCCGATCTTCGAAGGGTTTATCGATGAGGAGAAGCAAATCGTCTGCTATACTGACCACCAAATCTTCGAACGCTATCACAAGTTTAGTATCAAGAATGGATATACTAAAAAACAAACGATCACACTAAAAGAGCTAAACTCTCTTTCGGTAGGTGATTATGTAACGCATATAGATCATGGTATCGGTAAGTTCGGAGGGTTACAAAAAATACAAGTAGAAGGAAAGACACAAGAGGCTATCAAGCTAGTATATGCTGATAATGATATCGTCTATGTAAGTATTCACTCTCTACACAAAATATCAAAATACAATGGTAAAGATGGGGCTGTACCTAAGATCCATAAATTAGGTTCGGCTGCATGGAAAACCTTGAAGAATAAAACAAAGGCTCGTGTTAAGCACATTGCCTTTAACCTTATTCAACTATATGCAAAACGCCGTTTGCAGAAAGGATTCCAATGTGCCCCTGATAGCTATTTACAGCATGAATTAGAAAGTTCTTTTATCTACGAAGACACTCCTGATCAGCTAAAAGCGACACAAGAGGTAAAGGCCGATATGGAACAAGAAAGACCAATGGATCGATTGGTATGTGGGGATGTAGGTTTTGGAAAAACTGAGGTAGCTATTAGAGCTGCCTTTAAAATGGTCGATAATGGCAAACAAGTCGCAATATTAGTCCCTACGACTATCCTAGCCTTTCAGCATTATCAGACATTCACAGAGCGTCTGAAGGATATGCCTGTACGTGTGTCTTATATCAATAGATTTAGAACTGCTAAACAAAAAGCAGAAATATTAAAAGACCTGGAATCTGGTAAGATAGACATCCTAATCGGTACACATCAGTTAGTGAATAAAGGCATTGTGTTTAAAGACCTAGGGTTATTAATTATAGATGAAGAACAAAAATTCGGAGTAGCTGTAAAAGATAAGTTGAAAACGATATCAGAGAATGTGGATACACTTACACTTACTGCTACACCTATCCCGCGTACACTACAGTTCTCTCTGATGGCTGCACGCGACTTATCTGTGATAAGCACTCCTCCACCAAATAGATATCCTATCGAAACAAATGTGGTAGGATTTAATGAAGAGGTGATTAGAGATGCTGTGTCTTATGAGATAGAAAGAGGTGGTCAAGTGTACTTCATCAATAATCGTATAGAGAATATTAGAGAAGTAGCGGGTATGATACAACGTCTCGTACCAGATGCTAAAGTAGGTATCGGCCATGGTCAGATGGATGGTAAAAAGTTAGAAGAACTAATGCTCGCATTTATGAATGGGGAGTTCGATGTACTCGTTGCTACTACCATTATCGAGAGTGGATTAGACGTACCTAATGCTAATACAATATTAATTAATAACGCAAATAACTTCGGGCTATCTGACTTACATCAGATGAGAGGTCGTGTAGGACGAAGTAATAAAAAAGCGTTCTGTTACTTCATCTGTCCTCCTTATTCTGCGATGACAGAAGAAGCGAGAAAGAGAATACAGGCACTAGAGCAATTTAGTGACTTGGGTAGTGGTCTAAACATCGCTATGAAAGACTTAGAGATTAGAGGAGCTGGTGATATCTTAGGAGGTGAACAGAGTGGTTTCATCAATGAAATAGGATTCGAGACGTATCAAAAGATCATGCAAGAAGCTATCGAAGAGCTTAAGGCTAACGAGTTTAAAGACCTATACGAAGAAGAGAATAAAGAAGAAAACAAGGTATTCGTAAAAGATACTCAGATAGATACTGACTTCGAGATATTGTTCCCTGATGAGTATATTAATAATATCACAGAGCGACTAAACTTGTATAACGAACTGAGCTTAATCACGAATGAAGAAGTCTTGCAGCAGTATGAACAGCGATTAATAGACCGATTCGGTGCACTGCCACGTCAGGCTATTGCTTTATTAAATAGCTTACGCATCAAATGGCATGCAGCTAATATGGGAATAGAAAAGATCGTGATGAAACAAGGAAAGATGATTTGTTACTTCTTAGGAGATCAACAGTCAGACTTCTATCAATCTGCTAAATTTAGAAAGGTATTAATCTTCGTACAACATCGTTCTAATATCTGTGAGATGAAAGAGAAACAAACAAAGAATGGACTGAGACTCTTACTTACTTTTAAAAATGTAAAGTCTATCAAACAAGGTTTAGAATACATTGAACTTTTGGATTCAGCTGAAGCTTAA